CATGGGTACCGGATGTTCATAAAACAACTGCCGGTACTGTTCTGAATGTTTAATGTTCTTTCTGAAGTCCTTTCTAACGAGCACGTAAATAAAAACAGCCGAGCCGGCAATAAAGAACGCATGCAACAAATACTGGAGCAAAGCGAGGTTAACTGAGGGGAACCGTGCTGCGAGAGAAAGCCAAATCCAGCTATAGCAGCTTGTCCATACCAATCCCAGGAGGAGATAAAGACTTGCTGCTTTAGAGCAGTATAGCTCATCGCATTAATTTGAAATCAATTTATGGAAATTTGGCGGACTGGCCAATTTCTACCATTCCAATGTTACCTGGTCACTTTGTGCGTAACCTGTACAGGTGAGGATTAAACCCTGGGCCAGTTCTTTATCCGTAAGTACTTCATTTACAGACATCCATACCTTACCCCCGGTACATTTTGCAATGCAGGAACCGCAAACACCGCCCTTACAACTATAAGGCAGGTGTACATCCTGCCGTAAAGCAGCATGCAGTATACTCTCATTTCCAGGCACTTCCAATACCTGTTCCTTCCCTTTCATATTAAGTAATACCCGCTTGATACTTGTATCCTGCGGTATTTGAATACGGGCAATTTTTGCTTCCGTGTTCACCACAAAATTCTCCTTATGGATATGTGCTGGGCTAAAACCCAAAAACACCAGGGTGAATTGCACCATGCGCATGTATTCTGCAGGGCCGCAAAGGAAGAACTGTGCCAGTTCGGGATCGTATTTCAGGTGTTTGGGAGCTATCATTTCCAGCAGGCTGTTGCTCATCCGGCGGAACATGCCGGTTGCTTCCTCAGGATCGCTGAACAGCCACAAAATAGTCAGGCGTTCCGGATACTGTTGCTGCAGGGCCAGGATCTGCTGATAGAAAATGGTATTTGCGCTATTACGGGTACTATAGATGAGGGTGATATGCGCAGCTGTCTCCGATTTCAAAGCATGTTTCAAAATGGAGAAAAGAGGCGTGATGCCGCTGCCGGCCGCTACGAGGAACAGGTCGCGTTTTATAACCGGCATACTTTCCAGGGTAAAACGGCCGGAAGGTAATAGGGAGGTTACAATCTCGCCGATCTGCCAATGCCGGATGATATGACGGGATACTTCCCCATTCGTGACCCTTTTAATGGTTACAGCGGGATGAGGATCTATGCCGGGGGTGGAACTTAAAGAATAGGACCGGCGGATCTCTTTGCCATGCAGGGTGATCAGGAACGTGAGGAACTGGCCTGCCTGGTAAAGAACAGGTTTACCATCAACTGCTTCAAACCGGTAAGTGAAAGTATCCGGGGTTTCCGGTATAATGGCGGTAATACGTAATTGTATATACAGGTTGTTCATGATGGAAAACGGCCACCGGTATTCCGATGGCCGCAGTGCCTTTATCAACTGGCGTGAACAGTAATTTTACTCTTGAGCATTTCACGAACGGTGTTCGCAATACCGATAGCATCATAACCACATTCTCTTTGCAGTTCTGCTGGTTTACCATGCTCCACAAGACGGTCAGGAATACCCAAACGTTTTACTTCAGCTTTGTAATCGTTATCTACCATGAATTCAATTACAGCGCTGCCGAATCCACCCTGCAGGCAACCATCTTCAACAGTGATCACCTTATCATAACGTTGGAAGATATCATGCAGCATAGCTGTATCCAGTGGTTTTACAAAACGCATATCGTAATGTGCGGGTTGCAGTCCGTCTGTCATCAGTTCTTTCATGGCCTCAGTCACAAAATTTCCGGGGTGGCCCAGTGAAAGGATCGCAACATCGCGGCCATCCTGGATCTTACGGCCGGTGCCAATACGGATCTCTGTGAAAGGTTTGCGCCAATCTGCCATTACACCTTCTCCACGCGGATAGCGGATCACAAAAGGTGATTTATTACCAGGCAATTGGGCAGTATACATCAGGTTCCGTAATTCTTCTTCATTCATCGGCGCACTCACGATCATATTGGGAATGGAACGCATGTAGGAGATATCATAAGCCCCGTGATGCGTAGCACCATCATCACCAACAAGACCTGCACGGTCCAGGCAGAGTATCACGGGCAGGTTCTGGATAGCCACATCGTGCACCACCTGGTCGTATGCCCTTTGCATAAAGGAAGAATAGATATTGCAGAACACCGTCATCCCCTGTGTGGCAAGGCCTGCAGAGAGGGTTACGGCATGTTGTTCGCAAATTCCCACGTCAATGGCACGGTCCGGCATCTTTTCCATCATCAGTTTGAGGGAAGAGCCGGAAGGCATAGCCGGGGTAATGCCCATAATGGTTTTGTTGAGTTCAGCCAGTTCAATAATAGTATGGCCAAAAACATCCTGGTATTTAGGTGGTTGCGGCGTATCGATAGTTTTCTTAAAGATCTCACCTGTGATCTTATCGAACAAACCGGGCGCATGCCATTTGGTTTGATCTTTTTCCGCCAGTGCATAACCTTTACCTTTTGTGGTAACAATATGCAGCAGTTTGGGACCGGGAATATCGCGCAGGTCCTGCAGCGTATCCACCAGTTTGGTGATATTATGCCCGTCTATTGCACCAAAGTAGCGCAGGTTCAGGCTTTCGAAGAGATTGCTGGATTTGGACACCATGCCTTTAACACTGGCTTCCAGTTTGGAGGCCATGTCCCGCGTGAATTTCTTGCCTACCGGCAGCTTGCCGAGCAGGTTCCATACATCGTCCCGGAACTTGTTATAGGTATGAGAAGTGGTAATGTCTGTGAGATATTCTTTCAAAGCCCCTACGTTAGGGTCTATGGACATGCAGTTGTCGTTCAGGATGATCAGTAGGTTGGCATTGGATACCCCTGCATGGTTGAGGGCTTCAAAAGCCATCCCGGCTGTCATGGCGCCATCACCAATTACGGCAATATGCTGGCGGTCCAGTTCTCCCTTGTTTTTGGAAGCAATGGCCATACCTAATGCTGCGCCGATGGAAGTACTGGAGTGGCCTACCCCGAAAGTGTCATATTCACTTTCTCCACGGTTCGGAAAACCACTGATGCCTTTGTATTTACGGTTGGTATGGAAAACGCTCTTTCTGCCCGTGAGGATCTTATGCCCGTAAGCCTGATGACCCACGTCCCAAACAAGTTGGTCATAAGGGGTGTTAAAAATGTAGTGAAGGGCAACAGTTAACTCAACCACACCCAGGCTGGCACCAAAGTGTCCGCCATGTACGCTCACCACGTCAATAATGAACTGGCGCAGCTCGTCACACACCTGGTGAAGCTGCTCCTTGCTCAATTTTCGCAGATCAGAAGGGTATTCGATCTGGCTTAGTAATTGACCGGCCGTAATTTCCATATCAGCATTAGGGTTTAAGCCCCAAAAATACAAGTTTTTAAGTTATTTAAGGGTTCCCATTTAAATGCCTATTCCGCCATTGATAAAAATTGCTTTTAGACCCATGGGCGCAGGAACTACTTTTGGATGACACGCGAGGTTTTATTTAATCGAAAGACTTTGCTAACTTTTCAGGGATGTTTAAACGCTTGTCAAAATATTGGTGGTGTCAGATTCTGGGGTGGGGAGCTTATGCCTTTCTTTACTTTTTCTTCGGTTACTTCTTCGACTTCCTGGGGACCTCCATGTTAATCCACGTTTTAGAGGTGGTGGTACTGGGTATTCTTATCACACATGCTTTTCGGGCAATTATCGTCAAATTTAAATGGATAGAAAAGCCATTTGAGAATGTAGCTATCTACTTTTTCTTTGGTATCCTGGTATGTGCTGCGCTGGACTCCTTTTTACTAACCTGTCTGGCCTGGCTGATCAATCCCAGCCACCTGGAGTTCGATTTTAATAATTACTGGCTGAAAGTGATCTTTCAGCAAACGGTTTTCCTGGCATTGTGGGCGGTGATCTATTTCATGTGGCATTATGTGGAGGAGAGCCGGAATTCCCAACTGGGACAATTAAAGCTGGAGGCTACTGTGCGTACCCTGGAGCTTAAAACCATCAAATCGCAGCTGAACCCACATTTTATCTTCAATGCCCTCAACAGCATCAGGGCCCTGGTAGATGAAAACCCTCGAAGGGCCCGCACTGCTATCACGGAATTAAGCAATATCCTGCGCAATTCCATGCAGGCGGATAAAGCAGAAACTGTGAGTATGGAAAACGAATTGAGCATCGTAAAAGATTATCTTGCATTAGAAAATATCCGTTTTGAAGAGAGACTTAAAGTGCAATATGATATAGACCCGGAAACGTTGGAGTTACCCATACCGCCGCTGATGCTGCAAACCCTTGTAGAAAACGCCATTAAACATGGAATTTCCCGGGAAGTGAACGGCGGCCTGATCCTGATAGGTTCTCATGTGCACGATATGCAGCATGAGATCACCATCCGGAATACCGGGCAGATCATAGAGAACCTGAATGGCAACGGATTTGGCCTGGCCAGCACCCGCCAGCGACTGGGATTGCTGTTCGGCAAACGTGCCTCATTTGAAATCTATAACCTTGATAAAGCAACTGTTGAAGCAAAAGTGCTGATGCCGTTGTTATAAAAAGATGCGTCCTGCATGTCATGGACGCAGGATCATCAACCAAAAATGCAAACAGTAGTATGAAAAAAGCATTGATCATAGACGATGAAAGGCTGGCCCGGAGTGAACTAAAGAAACTCCTGGCAGATCACCCGGAAATAGTGGTAGTTGGAGAGGCGGTGAATGCAAAAGACGGGATGGAAAAGATAGAAACGCTGAGGCCTGACCTTTTATTCCTGGACATCCAGATGCCGGATAAAACCGGATTTGACCTCCTGGCTGAGCTGGAAAGAACACCACAGGTGATCTTTACCACGGCGTATGACGAATATGCCCTCAAGGCATTCGAATACAATGCCCTGGATTATCTGCTAAAGCCCATAGAACCCAAGCGGCTGGCAGATGCCATTCACAAATTGCACCAGGTGGATGAAAAAGAAAGGCTGGCTGCCGCTTCCGGTATCCGCAATATCCTGGGAGAAAGTGACCAGGTATTTGTAAAGGATGGAGACCGTTGCTGGTTTGTAAAACTCCAGGAGATCCGCCTCTTTGAGAGCGTGGGTAACTATGCGAGGGTATATTTTGAAACCAACAAACCTCTCATCCTCAAATCACTCAACGCACTGGAAGAAAGGTTGGACGAAAGAGTGTTCTTCCGTGCTAACCGCAAACACATTGTGAACCTGCGGATGATAGAAAGGATCGATACCTACTTCAACGGAGGTTTATTGCTGGAAATGCGCGGAGGGGAAAAAATAGAAGTGAGCCGCCGCCAGGCAGTGAAGTTTAAAGAAATGATGAGCTTATAAAGAGACCTTCAATAATGAGGAAGCAGTATGCACAACCGCATGCTGCTTTTTTTATAGGAATACAGAAGGGCTGTCCTGGAAAGAACAGCCCGCTAAATTATGCTTATGAAAAAAGGCCATTTCGGGCCAGATTTACAATGTTGTTTTCGCCATTACCTAACACGGTAATAGACATGGAGATATAATCACCATCCAGGCAGCAATACAAGGGAATGAAATGGAACCATAAAAACACACGGACTTACTTCACGGTATATCGGGGGATTCTCTTCCTGGTTGGTTTAATTAAAATAGATAGCTCTATAATTCGGATGCTAAGATATACAACCTCGTTGAAGATTTTATACATTTTTGCATTTCCCGTAAATAATTTTTGATGTGCGGATTTTTATCCTGCAGAATGGAACCCACAGGATAAGAGCAACTTAGCGATTAACATTCACCGGCGCCTGATGTACGGCATCAGCAATTTCCTTGATAAGGGAAAAGTCTTTTTCAATGGCATTTCCAACAACGATAATGTCTGCACCGGCTTTGCAATTGCGGTAGGCTTTTTCCGCATCGCGGATACCGCCACCAACAATAACCGGGATGTCTACCTGGCTGGCAACCCTGTGGATCATGCTTTCCGTAATAGGTTTACGGGCGCCGCTGCCGGCATCCATATAGATCACTTTCATGCCCAGCATGTCGCCGGCCATGGCAGTAACCATAGCAATATCATCTTTATCTGCCGGAATGGGGGTAGTATTACTAATATAGGAAACGGTGGTAGGGGCACCTCCGTCAATTACCAGGTAACCGGTAGAGATCACTTCCAGGGCACTTTTTTTCACTGCCGCCGCGGAAACTACGTGCTGGCCAATGAGTAATTCGGGATTACGGCCGGAGATCACAGAAAGATAAAGCAATGCGTCCGCGAATCGTGAAACCTGCGAAGGGCTACCCGGGAAGAGGATCACCGGAATAGAACAGGTAGCCTTGATCTGTTGCACCACCTCATCAAGATGGTTGGTGATCACAAGACTTCCACCCAAAAATATATAATCAACCTTCGCCTCAGTGCATTTGGCAGTCAGATCAGCAATACCGGCAGGGGTTACCTTATCGGGATCAATTAGAACTGCGAATGACTTTGTACCTTTTGCCTTTCTTTCAATAAAGGAATTGTATATTTTTTTATACATTAATATTGCATTGTTCCGGTTGTGGCAAATGTATAAATTATTTTCTAATAAGGCACATAGTTAAATAAGTATGCATAGCATTGATTTTACAACTGAAATAGCACCAAAAGAGTGCCAAGTTCTCCATTTTACCCCCTGATTGTTAATCGGCCTGGTCTTTTCGCTTATGCACAGCCTGTGGATAAGAATAATAAGCGTAGAAAGGTTTTAAAAATTATTTTAGTAATCCCGCGTAGATAGAGAGTTATAAACCGATTTGCTTAATCCTGTAAATATTCTAGGGCATATGAAAAATCAAGATAATAAGGCTGGTGGCCTTAGATTCACCCGTCACTTTACCCAACAGGGTATCAGCCCCTATGATCAGTTCGAGTATGAATATCGCTCCTCTGTAATCCGCAACCCTGGCGGGGATGTGGTTTTTGAAATGAATAATGTAGAAGTTCCCAAGGGATGGTCGCAGATAGCTACAGACATTCTGGCTCAGAAATATTTCCGGAAAGCGGGTGTTCCCCAGGCGGATGGTTCCCTTGGCCGGGAAACCTCCGTGAAACAGGTGGTGCACAGAATGACCAATTGCTGGCGTGCCTGGGGGGAAAGATATGCTTATTTTGCCTCCCCGCAGGATGCTGCCATCTTTTATGAAGAGCTGGCCTATTGCATGCTCAACCAGGCTTGTGTACCTAATTCCCCGCAATGGTTCAACACCGGGCTGCATGAGAGTTATGGGATCAAAGGCAAACCCCAGGGGCACTATTTTGTAGACCCCCGTACCAATAAACTGGAAAGATCCACCTCAGCATATGAAAGACCCCAGCCCCATGCCTGCTTCATCCTCAGTGTGAGTGATGATCTCGTAAATGACGGGGGGATTATGGACCTCTGGGTAAGGGAAGCCCGTATTTTTAAATATGGCTCCGGCGTAGGTACCAATTTTTCCCATGTACGTGGCGATGGAGAGAAGCTAAGCGGTGGTGGTACTTCCAGCGGATTGATGAGCTTTCTTAAGATAGGGGACAGGGCCGCAGGCGCCATTAAATCAGGTGGCACCACCCGCAGGGCTGCAAAAATGGTCTGCCTGGACCTCGATCATCCCGAGATCCTGGAATTCGTGAACTGGAAGGTGGAAGAAGAAAAGAAAGTAGCGGCCCTCATTGCGGCAGGCTATTCTTCTGATTATGAGGGAGATGCGTATAAAACGGTTTCCGGCCAGAACTCCAACAACTCCGTGAGGATCCCCAATAGCTTTTTCCATGCACTGGAAGCAGATGCAGATTGGGAATTAAAGGCCCGCATGAATGGTAAAACCGTTAAAACAGTAAAAGCGGCGGACCTCTGGAACCAGATTGCTTATGCCGCCTGGCGTTGTGCAGATCCGGGAACACAATATGATACCACCATCAATGAATGGCATACCTGTCCGGAAGGTGGTCGCATCAATGCTTCCAATCCCTGCTCGGAATACATGTTCCTGGACAATACAGCCTGTAACCTGGCCTCTGTGAACCTGCGCCGTTTCTTTGATGAAGCCAGCAACCAGTTTGATGTGCCGGGTTTTGAATACACCGTGCGGCTGTGGACTGTTGTACTGGAGATCTCTGTATTAATGGCACAATTCCCTTCCAAAGAAGTGGCCCAGCTCAGTTATGAGTACAGAACACTCGGGCTGGGATATGCTAACCTGGGTTCCATGCTCATGGTAAGCGGCATAGCATATGATAGTGAAGAAGCCCGCGGAATTGCCGGAGCTATTACAGCCATCATGACCGGCGTATCTTATAAAACTTCAGCGGAAATGGCCAGTCACCTGGGCGCTTTCCCAAAATATGAAGAGAATAAAACAGAAATGCTGCGCGTGATGCGTAACCACCGGGCAGCAGCATACGATGCGGCAGATGCTTACGAAGGGCTGGAGATCAAACCATTAGGGATCAATGCAAAATATTGTCCTGATACCTTACTGAAGGCTGCTACAAAAGCCTGGGATGATGCCGTGCAGTTAGGTGAAAAATATGGTTACCGCAATGCACAATCCACCGTGATTGCGCCAACCGGCACAATAGGGCTGGTAATGGATTGCGATACAACCGGCGTGGAGCCTGATTTTGCACTCGTTAAGTTTAAAAAGTTATCCGGTGGTGGTTACTTCAAGATCATCAATCAATCTATTCCTACCGCATTACGCAACCTCCGGTATAAAGAGCATGAGATCAAAGCCATTGTGGATTATGCAAAGGGCACAGGCAGTTTTGCCGGAGCGCCTTACATCAACCCGCAAACACTGAGCGAGAAAGGATTTATTGCAGAGGAGATCCGGAAGCTGGATGCGGCGGTGACCTCCTCATTTGATGTGGCCTTTGTGTTCAACGTATATACACTGGGTGAAGAATGCCTGCAAAGACTTGGTTTCACGCCGGAGCAATTCTATAACATGGAATTCAGCCTGTTGCATGAACTAGGCTTCACAGATGAGCAGATTGAAGCGGCCAATGATTATGTATGTGGCACTATGACGGTAGAAGGAGCGCCTTATCTGAAAGAAGCGGACCTTCCTGTTTTTGACTGCGCTAATAAATGCGGCAAAAAAGGAGAGCGTTATATACATCCACATGGCCACATCCGTATGATGGCAGCTACACAACCATTTATTTCAGGCGCTATTTCCAAAACCATCAACCTGCCCAATGAGGCAACGGTAGAAGAGATTGCAGATGCTTATAAACTCAGCTGGGAGTTAGGCCTCAAAGCCTGCGCTTTATACAGGGACGGATCTAAACTGAGCCAGCCACTCAATACAAAAGGAGATAAGCGGAAGAAATCAGCAGAAGCAACGGAAACCTCAGCAGAAGGTGGCGGGCAGATCATAGATATGGATCAGCTCACGATCGATGAATTGCTGGAGGAATTGAATAAGCGGATGATCGCTAGTTCGGATACCTCACTGAAACGTGCATTATCCAGGATCGTGGAAAGAAAAACCTTACCTGCCAAACGCCGCGGATTTACGCAGAAAGCAAAGGTAGGAGGCCAACCTATTTTCCTGCGCACAGGCGAATACAACGATGGAACATTGGGAGAGATCTTCATTGATCTGGCAAAAGAAGGATCTACCTTACGCAGCCTGATGAACTGCTTTGCGATTGCAGTATCTGTTGGTTTGCAGTATGGAGTGCCGCTGGAAGAGTTTGTAGATAAGTTCGTGTTTACCCGCTTTGAGCCTGCTGGTATGGTAGATCATCCAAACATCCGCTCTTCCACTTCATTGATCGATTATATTTTCAGAGTGCTTGGTTATGAATACTTAGGCCGAACTGATCTTGTACATATACTCGATGCACCAGGTAATACAGGAGAAGATGATTGGGATGAACCCGTCGTTAAACCTGAATTATCCAATATGAGGATTGTTGGTGCAGCAAGTAATCCCTCCGGACAGAAATCTCCGAAAGCTCAGCCTGTAGCAGCTGCGAGCGGAGAGAACAGCACACAGGAATACATGCGTAGCATGCAAAGTGATGCACCTGCCTGCAGCACATGTGGTCACATCACGGTGCGTTCAGGAACTTGTTACAAATGCCTGAATTGTG
This DNA window, taken from Chitinophaga niabensis, encodes the following:
- a CDS encoding ferredoxin--NADP reductase, coding for MNNLYIQLRITAIIPETPDTFTYRFEAVDGKPVLYQAGQFLTFLITLHGKEIRRSYSLSSTPGIDPHPAVTIKRVTNGEVSRHIIRHWQIGEIVTSLLPSGRFTLESMPVIKRDLFLVAAGSGITPLFSILKHALKSETAAHITLIYSTRNSANTIFYQQILALQQQYPERLTILWLFSDPEEATGMFRRMSNSLLEMIAPKHLKYDPELAQFFLCGPAEYMRMVQFTLVFLGFSPAHIHKENFVVNTEAKIARIQIPQDTSIKRVLLNMKGKEQVLEVPGNESILHAALRQDVHLPYSCKGGVCGSCIAKCTGGKVWMSVNEVLTDKELAQGLILTCTGYAQSDQVTLEW
- the dxs gene encoding 1-deoxy-D-xylulose-5-phosphate synthase, translated to MEITAGQLLSQIEYPSDLRKLSKEQLHQVCDELRQFIIDVVSVHGGHFGASLGVVELTVALHYIFNTPYDQLVWDVGHQAYGHKILTGRKSVFHTNRKYKGISGFPNRGESEYDTFGVGHSSTSIGAALGMAIASKNKGELDRQHIAVIGDGAMTAGMAFEALNHAGVSNANLLIILNDNCMSIDPNVGALKEYLTDITTSHTYNKFRDDVWNLLGKLPVGKKFTRDMASKLEASVKGMVSKSSNLFESLNLRYFGAIDGHNITKLVDTLQDLRDIPGPKLLHIVTTKGKGYALAEKDQTKWHAPGLFDKITGEIFKKTIDTPQPPKYQDVFGHTIIELAELNKTIMGITPAMPSGSSLKLMMEKMPDRAIDVGICEQHAVTLSAGLATQGMTVFCNIYSSFMQRAYDQVVHDVAIQNLPVILCLDRAGLVGDDGATHHGAYDISYMRSIPNMIVSAPMNEEELRNLMYTAQLPGNKSPFVIRYPRGEGVMADWRKPFTEIRIGTGRKIQDGRDVAILSLGHPGNFVTEAMKELMTDGLQPAHYDMRFVKPLDTAMLHDIFQRYDKVITVEDGCLQGGFGSAVIEFMVDNDYKAEVKRLGIPDRLVEHGKPAELQRECGYDAIGIANTVREMLKSKITVHAS
- a CDS encoding sensor histidine kinase; translated protein: MFKRLSKYWWCQILGWGAYAFLYFFFGYFFDFLGTSMLIHVLEVVVLGILITHAFRAIIVKFKWIEKPFENVAIYFFFGILVCAALDSFLLTCLAWLINPSHLEFDFNNYWLKVIFQQTVFLALWAVIYFMWHYVEESRNSQLGQLKLEATVRTLELKTIKSQLNPHFIFNALNSIRALVDENPRRARTAITELSNILRNSMQADKAETVSMENELSIVKDYLALENIRFEERLKVQYDIDPETLELPIPPLMLQTLVENAIKHGISREVNGGLILIGSHVHDMQHEITIRNTGQIIENLNGNGFGLASTRQRLGLLFGKRASFEIYNLDKATVEAKVLMPLL
- a CDS encoding LytR/AlgR family response regulator transcription factor; protein product: MKKALIIDDERLARSELKKLLADHPEIVVVGEAVNAKDGMEKIETLRPDLLFLDIQMPDKTGFDLLAELERTPQVIFTTAYDEYALKAFEYNALDYLLKPIEPKRLADAIHKLHQVDEKERLAAASGIRNILGESDQVFVKDGDRCWFVKLQEIRLFESVGNYARVYFETNKPLILKSLNALEERLDERVFFRANRKHIVNLRMIERIDTYFNGGLLLEMRGGEKIEVSRRQAVKFKEMMSL
- a CDS encoding geranylgeranylglyceryl/heptaprenylglyceryl phosphate synthase, giving the protein MYKKIYNSFIERKAKGTKSFAVLIDPDKVTPAGIADLTAKCTEAKVDYIFLGGSLVITNHLDEVVQQIKATCSIPVILFPGSPSQVSRFADALLYLSVISGRNPELLIGQHVVSAAAVKKSALEVISTGYLVIDGGAPTTVSYISNTTPIPADKDDIAMVTAMAGDMLGMKVIYMDAGSGARKPITESMIHRVASQVDIPVIVGGGIRDAEKAYRNCKAGADIIVVGNAIEKDFSLIKEIADAVHQAPVNVNR
- a CDS encoding vitamin B12-dependent ribonucleotide reductase is translated as MKNQDNKAGGLRFTRHFTQQGISPYDQFEYEYRSSVIRNPGGDVVFEMNNVEVPKGWSQIATDILAQKYFRKAGVPQADGSLGRETSVKQVVHRMTNCWRAWGERYAYFASPQDAAIFYEELAYCMLNQACVPNSPQWFNTGLHESYGIKGKPQGHYFVDPRTNKLERSTSAYERPQPHACFILSVSDDLVNDGGIMDLWVREARIFKYGSGVGTNFSHVRGDGEKLSGGGTSSGLMSFLKIGDRAAGAIKSGGTTRRAAKMVCLDLDHPEILEFVNWKVEEEKKVAALIAAGYSSDYEGDAYKTVSGQNSNNSVRIPNSFFHALEADADWELKARMNGKTVKTVKAADLWNQIAYAAWRCADPGTQYDTTINEWHTCPEGGRINASNPCSEYMFLDNTACNLASVNLRRFFDEASNQFDVPGFEYTVRLWTVVLEISVLMAQFPSKEVAQLSYEYRTLGLGYANLGSMLMVSGIAYDSEEARGIAGAITAIMTGVSYKTSAEMASHLGAFPKYEENKTEMLRVMRNHRAAAYDAADAYEGLEIKPLGINAKYCPDTLLKAATKAWDDAVQLGEKYGYRNAQSTVIAPTGTIGLVMDCDTTGVEPDFALVKFKKLSGGGYFKIINQSIPTALRNLRYKEHEIKAIVDYAKGTGSFAGAPYINPQTLSEKGFIAEEIRKLDAAVTSSFDVAFVFNVYTLGEECLQRLGFTPEQFYNMEFSLLHELGFTDEQIEAANDYVCGTMTVEGAPYLKEADLPVFDCANKCGKKGERYIHPHGHIRMMAATQPFISGAISKTINLPNEATVEEIADAYKLSWELGLKACALYRDGSKLSQPLNTKGDKRKKSAEATETSAEGGGQIIDMDQLTIDELLEELNKRMIASSDTSLKRALSRIVERKTLPAKRRGFTQKAKVGGQPIFLRTGEYNDGTLGEIFIDLAKEGSTLRSLMNCFAIAVSVGLQYGVPLEEFVDKFVFTRFEPAGMVDHPNIRSSTSLIDYIFRVLGYEYLGRTDLVHILDAPGNTGEDDWDEPVVKPELSNMRIVGAASNPSGQKSPKAQPVAAASGENSTQEYMRSMQSDAPACSTCGHITVRSGTCYKCLNCGNSMGCS